One Ethanoligenens harbinense YUAN-3 genomic window carries:
- a CDS encoding SHOCT domain-containing protein yields MADDLMDQLPDNVAREIPNTEKIELCLKGTNKEWLVCTTAKLYIIKKGFMTGHTFGSGIYQMPYKNITGVQTEYHALSGYFQVSTGGMADKPKDYWGKGADRPQESPNCVTITGKTLLARFRAGCDFINNKIADAHAPVTAAQVPSAADELKKFADLHAQGILTDEEFTAKKKQLLGI; encoded by the coding sequence ATGGCCGATGATTTGATGGATCAGCTGCCTGATAACGTGGCACGCGAAATTCCGAATACAGAAAAGATTGAGTTGTGCCTAAAAGGCACTAACAAGGAATGGCTGGTTTGCACGACCGCAAAGCTCTATATCATAAAAAAAGGATTTATGACAGGGCACACATTTGGAAGCGGTATCTACCAAATGCCGTACAAAAACATTACGGGCGTTCAAACGGAATATCACGCACTGTCTGGATATTTTCAAGTAAGCACAGGTGGCATGGCAGATAAACCCAAAGATTATTGGGGAAAAGGTGCCGACAGGCCACAGGAATCCCCTAACTGTGTGACGATTACCGGAAAAACACTTCTTGCTAGATTTCGTGCCGGTTGTGATTTCATAAATAACAAGATTGCGGACGCTCATGCTCCGGTAACGGCAGCACAGGTCCCCTCTGCCGCCGACGAACTAAAGAAATTTGCCGATCTCCACGCTCAGGGCATTCTTACCGATGAAGAATTTACCGCAAAAAAGAAGCAATTGCTCGGTATTTAA
- a CDS encoding bacteriophage Gp15 family protein, which yields MNILLDELPEAIDGIPIRSDFRVMVQLELMLGDPDVPQDARLPLALDLLYKQPVHDLKQAIDGLLWFYRCGAPLKQDGAGGGGKQSKRAYDFEVDALDIYAAFMQAYGIDLNEVSLHWWKFRSLMIALPEDCKFSRITGYRTMDLSDFKGKERKFYADKQAQYRLRPLGMENLTVAAQEQAAKERVAARFAAAETWARERGA from the coding sequence GTGAATATCCTGTTGGACGAGTTGCCGGAAGCAATTGACGGGATTCCTATCCGCAGCGATTTCCGCGTCATGGTGCAACTGGAACTGATGTTGGGCGACCCGGACGTGCCGCAGGACGCACGGCTTCCGCTGGCCCTTGACCTGCTATACAAGCAGCCCGTCCACGACCTGAAACAGGCAATAGACGGGCTGTTGTGGTTTTATCGTTGTGGCGCGCCGTTAAAGCAGGACGGCGCGGGTGGTGGCGGGAAACAATCCAAACGGGCCTATGATTTTGAGGTGGACGCACTGGACATCTATGCGGCTTTTATGCAGGCCTACGGCATCGATCTGAACGAAGTCTCGTTGCACTGGTGGAAATTTCGGTCGCTGATGATTGCGTTGCCAGAAGACTGCAAATTCAGCCGCATCACGGGATACCGCACGATGGATTTATCCGATTTCAAAGGCAAAGAGCGCAAATTTTACGCCGATAAGCAGGCGCAATACCGCCTGCGCCCGCTAGGCATGGAAAATCTGACAGTGGCCGCGCAGGAACAGGCGGCAAAGGAACGCGTGGCCGCCCGGTTCGCGGCGGCGGAGACATGGGCAAGGGAACGTGGTGCTTAA
- a CDS encoding DUF6673 family protein, whose protein sequence is MEINGVTLDLDLDDLDIAQKARDAVADAQKQLDGLQESTDYVTGARKVCEAVNDCFDSIFGEGTAEKLFEGMKFTPHIDAFVTLGDAVFGSMAAIGKNVAAQNDRMQAVYAKYRPSRTERRHPAKRS, encoded by the coding sequence ATGGAGATCAACGGCGTAACGCTTGATCTGGATCTGGATGATCTGGATATTGCGCAGAAAGCGCGCGACGCGGTGGCTGATGCCCAAAAGCAACTGGACGGGTTGCAGGAATCGACCGACTATGTGACCGGTGCCCGAAAGGTGTGCGAGGCCGTCAACGATTGCTTTGACAGCATCTTTGGAGAGGGCACCGCCGAAAAGCTATTTGAGGGCATGAAGTTCACGCCTCATATCGACGCGTTTGTGACGCTGGGTGACGCTGTGTTTGGCTCGATGGCGGCCATCGGAAAAAATGTTGCCGCGCAGAATGATCGCATGCAGGCTGTCTATGCCAAATACCGGCCCAGCCGCACCGAACGCCGGCACCCGGCGAAACGGTCGTGA
- a CDS encoding phage tail tube protein, translated as MKLSELMQGKTPSATYAGFATNDDFVLAVDTGDGTTSTADADYAVVEAGVTKSEASADAETKDNQYIRTGKKTTKTGTQRKFSIEGDRCDGDAFQDFCLSNAIVFGVGAAVERKYIYFNMLTGVGERGTVTIVVSDTQTGDAGDNATFKVDMTSTSTPTNYTYSSGS; from the coding sequence ATGAAATTATCTGAATTAATGCAGGGCAAGACACCCAGCGCGACCTATGCGGGTTTTGCTACCAATGATGACTTTGTGCTGGCGGTGGATACCGGAGACGGCACCACGTCCACGGCGGATGCCGATTATGCCGTGGTGGAAGCAGGTGTCACCAAGTCCGAAGCGTCCGCCGATGCCGAAACCAAAGATAACCAGTACATCCGCACCGGCAAAAAAACAACCAAGACCGGCACACAGCGCAAATTTTCCATTGAGGGCGACCGCTGCGATGGTGATGCTTTTCAGGATTTTTGCCTGTCCAATGCTATTGTGTTCGGTGTCGGTGCGGCGGTGGAGCGCAAGTATATCTATTTCAACATGCTGACAGGTGTCGGCGAGCGCGGAACCGTGACCATCGTGGTGAGCGACACGCAGACCGGCGATGCTGGCGACAACGCCACCTTTAAGGTGGATATGACCAGCACCTCGACCCCGACCAATTACACCTATTCCAGCGGATCGTAA
- a CDS encoding minor capsid protein: MAGNPKIIVKTPRGQVIQTTTKSGKVTAKLTWNPDFGDRKTGDFSRAQKFLDSEVLRTTTPFVPIKTGALIKSGQLGTVIGSGQVTWNAPYARYQYYSTSLSRTYDAQRGGKWFERSKATNKPAWIAGVKKIAGGR, encoded by the coding sequence GTGGCTGGGAATCCGAAAATCATTGTCAAAACACCTCGCGGGCAGGTCATTCAGACCACAACCAAAAGCGGCAAGGTGACCGCCAAGCTGACATGGAATCCCGATTTTGGTGACCGCAAGACCGGCGACTTTTCCAGGGCGCAGAAGTTCCTTGATTCGGAGGTGCTGCGCACTACGACGCCGTTTGTGCCGATCAAGACCGGCGCGCTCATCAAGTCCGGCCAACTCGGCACTGTGATCGGCAGCGGACAGGTGACGTGGAATGCACCATACGCCCGTTATCAATATTACAGCACATCGCTATCGCGCACCTATGATGCCCAGCGCGGCGGGAAATGGTTTGAGCGCAGCAAGGCAACCAACAAGCCTGCGTGGATCGCCGGGGTGAAAAAGATTGCGGGAGGCAGGTAA
- a CDS encoding DUF6751 family protein, translating to MTTNADITLFNQWYNRQTRLTEWKRVQIPGVSWRGGVVTTVTDHGLQAANAYIVRIPLDAAPAGRTFACPEDWAPTESDDLGALWTIQPGDILINGLLADDIAKASDLTAKYGSRCCTVIGWKDNRRGSAALQHWRIDGK from the coding sequence ATGACAACGAATGCCGACATCACCCTGTTCAACCAGTGGTACAACCGCCAGACGCGGCTGACCGAGTGGAAGCGCGTGCAGATCCCTGGTGTGAGCTGGCGCGGGGGTGTTGTGACCACGGTGACCGACCACGGCCTGCAGGCGGCGAATGCCTATATCGTGAGGATCCCTTTGGATGCGGCGCCTGCCGGGCGCACATTTGCGTGCCCGGAGGATTGGGCACCCACTGAAAGCGACGACCTGGGCGCATTGTGGACGATACAGCCGGGAGATATCCTGATAAACGGGCTTTTGGCCGACGACATAGCAAAGGCATCGGATCTGACCGCAAAGTATGGCAGCCGGTGCTGCACGGTGATTGGCTGGAAGGACAACCGACGGGGATCCGCTGCTCTGCAGCACTGGCGGATAGACGGGAAGTGA
- a CDS encoding phage major capsid protein encodes MPIDRQAAQALIQDQIVNTIFEDVPKQSSTLSLMRKLPNMTSKQTRIPVLDTLPLAYWVNGDTGYKQTTRQAWENVWLTAAEMAAIVPIPEAVLDDSSYDIMGEVQPRVNEAMGAVIDGAIAFGVGRPSEWQNDIITLARQAGNNVSASGGITYDNIMGQDGLISKVEESGYMVDGILASIKTRAGLRGIKDSNNRPIFVPDMQSGTTYTLDGTPITFQQNGAFNATVAQMIAGAWSQAVYAMRQDVTVKILDQGVIQDPNTKEIIYNLAQQDMIALRVVMRLGWALPNPATAVNSDRTNVPFAYIEAATPYTDYSVTFTVKDNATDPIAGVRVNVNGANKKTAADGTAVFNLRAGTYPATIKADGYVPQTATVTVTNAPVPVAITLQAAS; translated from the coding sequence ATGCCGATTGACAGACAGGCCGCACAGGCCCTGATTCAGGACCAGATCGTAAACACCATTTTTGAGGACGTGCCCAAGCAGTCCTCCACGCTGTCGCTGATGCGGAAACTGCCGAACATGACCAGCAAGCAGACGCGCATCCCCGTGTTGGACACGTTGCCGCTTGCCTATTGGGTGAACGGAGACACCGGATATAAACAGACCACCCGGCAGGCGTGGGAAAATGTGTGGCTGACCGCTGCCGAAATGGCTGCCATTGTGCCGATTCCCGAAGCCGTGCTGGACGATTCCAGCTATGACATCATGGGCGAGGTGCAGCCGCGGGTAAACGAAGCAATGGGGGCCGTCATCGACGGCGCGATCGCATTCGGCGTGGGCCGCCCGTCCGAATGGCAGAACGATATCATCACGCTGGCTAGGCAGGCCGGGAACAACGTATCCGCCAGCGGCGGCATCACCTACGACAACATCATGGGGCAGGACGGACTGATCTCCAAAGTGGAGGAATCCGGCTATATGGTGGACGGTATCCTCGCCTCCATTAAAACCCGCGCGGGCCTGCGCGGCATCAAGGACAGCAACAACCGCCCGATTTTTGTACCGGACATGCAGAGCGGCACCACCTATACGCTGGACGGCACGCCGATCACGTTCCAGCAGAACGGGGCGTTCAACGCGACTGTGGCGCAGATGATTGCGGGCGCATGGTCGCAGGCCGTTTATGCCATGCGTCAAGACGTGACCGTGAAAATCCTCGACCAGGGCGTCATCCAGGACCCGAACACCAAAGAGATCATCTACAACCTCGCGCAGCAGGACATGATTGCCCTGCGGGTGGTGATGCGGCTGGGCTGGGCGCTGCCGAACCCGGCTACCGCCGTGAACAGCGACCGCACAAATGTGCCGTTTGCGTACATTGAGGCCGCGACGCCGTATACCGACTACTCCGTGACCTTTACCGTCAAAGACAATGCCACGGATCCGATCGCGGGCGTGCGTGTCAATGTAAACGGCGCGAACAAGAAAACGGCGGCGGACGGCACGGCGGTGTTCAACCTGCGTGCTGGGACCTATCCTGCCACCATCAAGGCGGACGGGTACGTGCCGCAGACCGCAACCGTGACCGTGACCAACGCGCCGGTTCCGGTGGCCATCACGCTGCAGGCCGCGTCATAA
- a CDS encoding phage scaffolding protein has translation MKREDITALGIGDEATVNKIMDLHGADLEKQKNTITTLTAERDGLKTQLGEANGKLAGYDPEWKTKAATAQQEADGKVAALQYEFAAATAVNGMKFTSESAKKAFLADLVAKKLPLQDGKLLGYDDFTKSYKETDPGAFVSDAPAPHFGGSTPGPAADTLTGNDKANAALREAFGRVSQ, from the coding sequence ATGAAACGCGAGGACATTACCGCGCTGGGCATCGGCGACGAGGCAACCGTGAACAAGATCATGGATCTCCACGGGGCCGATCTTGAGAAGCAGAAAAATACCATCACTACCCTGACCGCCGAGCGCGACGGCCTGAAGACCCAGCTGGGCGAGGCCAACGGCAAGCTGGCCGGATATGACCCTGAATGGAAGACCAAGGCGGCCACGGCCCAGCAGGAAGCGGACGGCAAGGTGGCCGCTCTGCAGTATGAATTTGCGGCGGCCACCGCCGTGAATGGCATGAAGTTTACCAGCGAGAGCGCCAAAAAAGCGTTCCTGGCCGATTTGGTGGCGAAAAAGCTGCCCCTGCAGGATGGAAAGCTGCTGGGGTACGACGATTTCACAAAATCGTATAAGGAAACCGACCCCGGTGCGTTTGTATCCGACGCCCCCGCGCCGCACTTCGGCGGCTCCACGCCCGGCCCGGCCGCAGACACGCTGACCGGAAACGACAAGGCAAACGCCGCCCTGCGCGAAGCATTCGGCAGGGTCAGCCAGTAA